One window from the genome of Rhodococcus sp. ABRD24 encodes:
- a CDS encoding class I SAM-dependent methyltransferase yields the protein MLDRFRRSTRLKLQRAVAEVVRESDRASRIAHENRHDQLLAELAAHNGEMKRVLQELAHARGQVASVSERLDQLEHRTRRDIAHALDIRATAESAEFVLAHMPKAPVFWHPHDTLLHGLELVKVDGLALEFGVASGTTLRIIAEALRPTGHDVWGFDVFSGLPEAWRTGFPAGEFAQQTLPSVPGANLVSGLFEDTLPGFLAEHPGPVAFAHLDADLYSSTRTVLDLLGDRLVPGSVLVFDEYFNYPGWQQHEHRAWTEFVARTGLEFEYLAYTADHEQVVVRLRE from the coding sequence ATGCTCGATCGGTTCCGAAGGTCGACCAGACTCAAACTGCAGCGGGCGGTCGCGGAGGTGGTTCGCGAGTCCGACCGCGCATCGCGGATCGCGCACGAGAACCGGCACGATCAGCTACTGGCGGAACTCGCCGCGCACAACGGTGAGATGAAGCGGGTGCTACAGGAACTGGCCCATGCGCGCGGACAGGTCGCGTCGGTGAGCGAGCGTCTCGACCAGCTCGAACACCGGACCCGACGGGACATCGCCCACGCCCTCGATATCCGTGCTACCGCAGAGAGCGCCGAGTTCGTGCTTGCGCACATGCCGAAGGCGCCGGTGTTCTGGCATCCGCACGACACCCTGCTGCACGGGCTGGAACTGGTGAAGGTGGACGGGCTGGCGCTCGAGTTCGGCGTCGCGAGCGGCACCACGCTGCGGATCATCGCCGAGGCGCTGCGGCCCACCGGCCACGACGTGTGGGGCTTCGACGTGTTCTCCGGGCTGCCGGAGGCGTGGCGGACAGGGTTCCCGGCCGGCGAGTTCGCGCAGCAGACGTTGCCGTCCGTGCCGGGCGCGAATCTGGTGTCCGGGCTGTTCGAGGACACCCTGCCCGGATTCCTTGCCGAACATCCCGGCCCGGTCGCGTTCGCGCACCTCGACGCCGACCTGTACTCGTCCACCCGCACGGTGCTCGATCTGCTCGGCGATCGTCTGGTGCCCGGTTCGGTGCTGGTGTTCGACGAGTACTTCAACTACCCGGGCTGGCAGCAGCACGAGCACCGGGCGTGGACCGAGTTCGTCGCCCGCACCGGCCTCGAGTTCGAGTACCTCGCATATACCGCGGACCACGAGCAGGTCGTGGTCCGCCTCCGCGAGTGA